The Maniola jurtina chromosome 9, ilManJurt1.1, whole genome shotgun sequence genomic sequence taggcttacttactttttatcccgaaacaACTAAAATTTCCctggggatttttaaaaatcaaaatccatgtgaacgaagtcgcgggcatcatcttttttttaaattgtgtctcctgtatgtctgttttatttttgaagttGGTCTGAAATCTGGATCTGAATACCTAATGGTGGCTGAATAAACACGGTAACATTATTAttgaacatattttattttattactccgAAAATGTATTTGTATATGTATTAGTATTTGATCTGAAACTTTAAGCGACCGTTAAGAATTATATCGATATTATTTCATGACAATAAGGCTTAATAAACTCATGATTAAACTTGTTTCATGAACAAAGGTATATACTTGATGCTACTATTAACTTTTTGCGATGCGTAAGCGCACACACTGAACTTGACTTTTGATACATTTGGAACTCGGTATAAATAAGCTCGTCGACGGAAGAAAGCATCAGTTTATATCTGAACTAACACAGACCACGATGAACTCGCTGGTGGTGTTATTTTCCGTGATGGTGCTGGCCACCGCCAAGCCCAGTGTCCCAGCAATCATCAGCTACGCTGCACCCGCCGTAGCAATCGCTCCGGCAGCGGTTTCACAACAGTCCAGGATTGACATTAAGTCAACACCAGCTGTTGTGAAGACTAGCGTGATCTCACCAGCTATCGCTCCTGCTGTAGTAGCTGCGCCCATTGCATACTCAGCTCCATTAGCTGTCGCTCCCGCTGCTGTGTCATCCCAATCCCAGATCGACATCAAGTCATCTCCAGCTTTAGTCAGCACCATCGCTGGTGCTCCTCTAGCCTACAGCGCACCCCTGATCTACGGCGTCTCTAATCTGGCGTACAGTGCTTATGGAGCTCCTATCGCCGCAGCGTACACTCCATCCATCTACGCTCCCGCCATTGCCTCCGCCATTGCCCCTACCATTTTGAAGACTGCAGCTATTATACCCGAAACTGAAGCTGCACCCTCAGCCTCTCTTGATGCTGTACCTACGGAAACTCCTGAAGTTGCCGCTGCACGTGCCGCCCATCTTCAAGCTAAAGCCCTTGAAGAGTCTCACCAGATTCAGAAACGCTCTGCGCCTGCTGTACCACTATCTGATGACGCACCCACGGAAATTCCTGAAGTTGCCACTCCACGCACCGCCCTCCTTCAAGATCAACCCCTTGAGGAGTCTCACCAGATCCAGACACGCGCAGTTGGTATCGTCGCCACTTCCCCCTTACTGACTTCGTACACATCTCCCATTGTCAGAAGCTACGCTTCATCTCCACTCATCTATTCATCGCCCATTAGCAGAATCGCTCCTGTTGGTTTACCAACGCCTTACCTGACAGGTGCGTATGGAATCCCATGGTAGTAAGTACCATCACGGAAATAAAAAATCTCAGTTCAGTTGTAACGAACgacataataattaagtttaaatacgaaataaataattaaaaaacattgtttatttaattcgTTTTATCCAGGTTTCagtcataaataatatataacaaattaataaaaaaaaatttaagaaaaaaaaaaaacacaggcACCGACtctaaaaaatgttataataagactacattaactcttgtatacataaattcggtagtaaattaaattattattatttactttttagtgtttgtgaaaTATTGaaatcagtttttatttttttctcaaaaaaaaaaaaattatttcacaattttttagTTATACCACTGtgttaaaatatgctatgcctggttaaaaacctactgtttactaagctatcacactgatcgcgagcaatttactcttatccattgaggagttctgttctccatctaaGAAGATATTCAtaagatcttcaccaaactcaAATGGGACTACCTCGGAAGAATGACCTACAGAAAAGCGATCAGATCTAACTACATTCTACgactgtttttttaaaatggctgtacTGTTTATGTAGTCTACGACCAGCCTTTTCccgcatagatttaggtttttaaagatccttttTGAAATTCTTAAAATATCAACTTCTTAGTAGGTATCTACGTTAAGAGAACTTCAAAATCATTAAGTGGATTCTATATTATAGAAAGAACCTACACGCAA encodes the following:
- the LOC123867963 gene encoding cuticle protein 16.5-like, which gives rise to MNSLVVLFSVMVLATAKPSVPAIISYAAPAVAIAPAAVSQQSRIDIKSTPAVVKTSVISPAIAPAVVAAPIAYSAPLAVAPAAVSSQSQIDIKSSPALVSTIAGAPLAYSAPLIYGVSNLAYSAYGAPIAAAYTPSIYAPAIASAIAPTILKTAAIIPETEAAPSASLDAVPTETPEVAAARAAHLQAKALEESHQIQKRSAPAVPLSDDAPTEIPEVATPRTALLQDQPLEESHQIQTRAVGIVATSPLLTSYTSPIVRSYASSPLIYSSPISRIAPVGLPTPYLTGAYGIPW